AATCTCTCCGCTACGATGCGGCGGATTCGGATACGTTCAGCTTTCCCGTTGAGGATTGACGCTTGGAGTCTCACGAATACCAGACTCTTTTCGATCTCGAGCCGACATACTGGTGGTTTAGAGGACTCCACTCGATACTGCTGGACGCGTTGCAGGGGTTGAATATCAGGCGTGACGCAAGGGTACTGGATGCAGGGTGCGGAACAGGCCAGAATCTCTGGAATATTACCCAACATCTCACTTCCGATGCGTACGGATTCGATTTATCGCCTGAAGCCGCGGCATTTTCCAGGAAACGCGGCCTGGAAAGAACCTGCAGGGCTTCGATCAACGAAATACCATTCGGTTCCAATACATTCGATGCAGTCACTTCGATAGATGTGCTGGAGTGCACCGCTGTTTCAGAAGACGCTGCGTACTCGGAATTGCTGCGGGTGCTGAAACCCGGCGGTCACTTGATACTGATCGTACCGGCATATGATTGGCTGATGACCCCTGAACACCATAAGGCAGTCGGTGCATGCCGCCGGTACACGCGAGCACGGGTACGAAAGCTCCTCTCCCGGGGAAATGCTGAGATCCTTCGCATAACCCACGTGTTCGGATCGGTATTTCCTGCGGTAGCCGCATATCGGCTCGCTCTGCAGGGCGGTGGACACGTTGAAAACGATACCCCTAAATCCGAGCTGAAAGAAATGCATCCTGCTGTAAACGGATTTCTGTTTCAGGTCATGAACCTAGAACGGAAATTTCTCCGCCGATGGGATGTTCCCTTTGGGAGTTCCATCATGGCAATTGTTCGGAAGGCCGGCTGAAATATGGCAACAAAAGCATGGCAGCTCGGCTCTCCGGAGACTCTCGTGTATCGGTTTTTCGACTGGCTCAGAAACGGCCTGAATTCGAAACTTGCGGAGTACTTTGTGACCCGCGGCATACATGGTTCAGATGCGGTGGTGTTGGAAGCCGGATCGGGACCTGCTTTTGCTTCATCCATACTGGCGCGTCATCCGAAAATCGCGTTGAGTGTCGCTGCGGATATCGATCTGGAGGCGCTGGAACAGGCGAGGCTCAGGGACCCGGCACTCTCTCTGGTGGTCGCGGATTTGAATCATCTGCCGTTCCGGGACGAAGCTGTGGATCTGTGCTGGAACAGCAGCACGCTCGAACATTTGCCTGACCCGTCAAACGCATTGTCCGAAATGGCACGTGTCGTGAGAAAAGGCGGGAATATTTTCGTCGGCGTTCCCTATCTCTTCGGGCCGCTTGGGTTTCAACGGCTCATCCGCAACACCTCGCCCGGCATATGGATCGGCGAGACTTTCAGCTTGAAAGCCCTTCGAAATATGATGATCGGGGCTCGTCTCGTTCCTGCCCACCAAATCTTCTATTTCTTTCGTTTTTTCGTCGGTGTCTTGGCGAAAAAAGAAAAGTAGGATGCGGTGAATGAAATGAACCGCATCGGTCGCGAAACCAACAGATGACTCGATTGATGCGGTTCGCTGCGCTCACCAGCATCCTACGTAAGTCCCTTCGACAAAGAGGGAGAGCAGCCGCAAGCTTTGATCAAAGAATCTTCAAAGCTCTCTCTTTTTCGCTGAAAACACACCCGCAGTACTTCTGTCTGTAGAGTCCCAATTTTCGGTATTTCTTCACGCCGTCATTCCAGCCGGTGCGCCAATCAGCGTAGTGAAAAGGAATCCCGTGTTTCTCCGAAACCGCTTCACAGATCTGTTTCAGAAGATCGTGTTTCTGGAAACGGCTGTAAAGCAGTGTCGTTGAGAACGCATCGAATCCTTTGGCTTCGGCAAAAGCGGCAATAGCATCCATACGCAGGTGGAAACACACACGGCAGCGCTGAGCCTCACGGAAACTGACTTCTCTGAACCACTCTTCCATTCCGGCATCGAAATCTGCGGTTACGGTTTTTACCTGATTCTCCTGGGTGAAAACCGTGAATGCATCCAGTCTCCGCAAATATTCGGTGTACGGATGGATGTTCGGATTGAAGAATATCGCTGTGACATCATGACCTTGTGAGCGCAGATCTTCCAGAGGATGAACCAGGCAGGGTGCGCAGCACGCGTGTAACAGTATTTTCATGAAAAAGGTTGTCTCCTTTCCAGCGTCATGGTAAGACTTTTGGGCATTGCGGAACGATTCCGCACCGGTTTCGTGTCAATCAGGCAAAAGGACATCTTACTACAATTATCACTTAAACCGAATTGCTCATGAAAAATCTCATTCTTTTTTTCAGTTTAGGTCTTTTCATCATAGCAGGACCGGCCCAGGGCTCTGATCAGGCTGTGTTTCTCAACGCTTTCGGCGAAACTGCAACCGCATACCTGAACGATTCTTTCCTCCTCCTGGGAACTACTGCCGATGGATTTGTGGCAAATATCGTGTCCAAGGAAACCGCGAATGAGATAGTCAAGAACGTGCAGAAACGGGTCCGTGTTATCAGGGCCAAACTCAAGGCAGTATCCAACACCCGCATTTCCGATGTGGACCGGAGACTGATAGGTCTCCTCGAACAATCGTACGCGTGCATGGATCATCAAGCTTGGGCATTGATGAAATACCTTGCAGAAAAGAGCCCCGATTCCGCCAGACGTTTTGAAAGCCAGCGGACTGAATGTCTTCAAAAATTGAAACGAGTCGCAGAATTCTATTCCACCTTGCCGCCTTCACCGGAGCTTCCCGAACCTCTCAGCACTCGCTGATCGCCCACTCGCATGGTGAATCGCTGCCTGTCCAAATACTCCAGGAGCGGAATGTTAAATTTTCGCGAAGACTTCGTTATTTCGGCGAATTGAGATGGAGTGATCCCGCCCTCACGCTTGATGAAGTCAGTGAGTTTCCTTTTGATGTCGTCTACGAAATCTTTAGAAAAATAGAAATCTTCACTAATCCGAACCACTCGACCTTCTTTTTCCAAGATGCTCATAAGATTGCGCGTTTGCTTCTGGTCCACTTTCGCAGCGGCTACAACTTCCTTGAAAAGAGGAGGCGCGTTGCCGGCCTTTACTATCAGCGCCGCAAGCCTGTCTTTGATGTCCTTTTCATTCTCGTTGAGTTGGACTTTATGAGAACTCAGGCGAAGGAGATTTCCTTCATCCGCTATTTCAGCTTTTGAAACGAGAAAATCCATAACAGCTTTAATGAGTTTTTCCGAACCGGGCAATGACGAACGCACTTCCTGCTTTGACATGCCTTCTTTGAGGGGATGTTCGGCATGAAAAGCAGTCAGGCGCTTCAGAATTCTAGTTCGAACTATTTCAAAAAAGTCCTTGTGGACCATGCGGTTTTCTGTGGGATCGAAACGGATTATCGTCCTTGAATTACGCAGCGTTTCCAGTGTCTTATCAAGACGTTTAACAGAAAAACCCGAGAGGCCGAGCAGCTCGTTTCGTCCGATGCCCATTATGCCTGCGCTGCGAACCAGGGAGATGATAATGCTGACGTCGTCCCCACGGTCCAGTTCCAGAAAAGTTTTCGCGGACCTCGCCCGCAGCTTTGCCGCACGGGGGTTCATGACCACCCCGCCGCCAAGGGTAATGGACGGAGAGAGCGCTCTCACAACGAACCGGTCGCCTGCAGCAGGCACCACCGGCTCTGACGCCCGCAGTTGTGCGAGCACTTCGTGACCCGGCTCAAGGACATCCATATCGGGCAAAATAATACGCGCCTCAACTTCCGACGTATAATGGTGAAATCTGACTTTTCTTCGATTATTCAAGGGAATGGGTGACCGCGCCAGAGACCTGAGTTTCACGTCAACAATGTAAGAAGGCTTGAACTGGCCCGGATGAGTGAGGACTTCGCCACGGTGCACCTGCGCCTGTTCCAATCCCCGGAGATTGACTGCCACTCGCTCTCCGGGAAAGGCCTTTTCCTCCTGACGGTTGTGGGATTCAAGCGAGCGTACCGTTGTTCTCAAGCCGCTGGGAAGAATCTCGATTTCGTCGCCAACGGACATGGTCCCGGAAATCAGTGTGCCGGTCACTATCGTTCCGTGCCCCTTCAGGGTGAATACTCTGTCTACCGGCAATCTCATGAGACCGTGAACCGGCTTTTCCGTAATCTTGGTTGCCATGTCCGTCAGGACTTCGCGAAGGTTGTCCAACCCCTCGCCGGTTTTGGAAGAGACTTTGACAAAGGGAGCCTTTTCGAGAAAAGTTCCCTTTACCGAATCCCGAGCATCCTCCTCCACAAGGAGAGCCAATTCTTCGTCAACCAGGTCCGCCTTTGTGAGCACAACCAGTCCCATACGAACATCCAGCAGGTTCAGAATGTCCAGATGCTCCACGGTCTGCGGCATTACTCCTTCGTCCAGAGCCACAATCAGCGCTGCGATATCAATTCCGCCCGAGCCCGCCACCATCTGTCGGACAAATTTCTCGTGTCCCGGAACATCCACGATGCCCATCCGGATATCATTGCCGAGTTCGAGAAACGCGAAGCCCAACTCTATGCTAATGCCGCGTTGCTTCTCTTCTTTCAGACGGTCCGTATCGATTCCGGTCAGCGCGCGTACAAGTTGTGTCTTGCCGTGATCGATATGTCCGGCGGTTCCTAAAATTACTCTTTTCATTCAATGCTCTTTGATGACGGACTATTCCGGCCAGATTTCTATCGTTCTCTTCGCAGGTAGCGGATGTGGTGCATCCGGCCCGAACCATTTATCGTAAATCCTCTTCCAGGTTCCGTCTGCAGCCATATCTTGCAGAGCAAAATTGACCAGATCTCGCCAGGCGGAATCATTGGACGGGAGCGCTATGGCGACGACTTCCACCGAATCCCCTGCAGGGATGAGTTCGAAGCGACCGGGACTCTTTGCAGAGTATTCCATCAGTGTCATACCGGAATCCAGCCAGCCGCCAATCTTGTCTTTGCCGAGAGCCATGAAACAAGCAGGTCTATCGGGGTACGAGACCACGTTCTTCTGCGCAGCATCGTCACCCGTCTGTCTCAACAGGCTCATAGCCGTTTTCTCGAAAATCGATCCCTGGACTGCCGCAATCTTCTGACCTTTCAGATCCGAGACTGCTTTGGAGGAACCTTTAAGTACCAGAACTTGTGGTGAGTCAAAAAAGTACGGGACCGAGAAGTCGAATTCGTTTTCCAGCGATCTGCGATGAACTATTCTGCACAAAGCCGCATCTATTTGCCCTTTCGACAGCATAGAGCGCCAGGTCTTCTCATTCACTTTGACCAGATCGAGTTTAAGATTCATGTGTCTGGCCAATTCCGCGGCAAGGTCCACTTCAAAGCCTGCCCATTCACCCGAAGAATTGAGAAACCCATGTGGAATAATGTTGTAGGGCGCTCCCAATCGTACAGTGTTGCTCCCCACCACTCGATCGAATGTTGCTCCGCTCCAGGCATTCGAATGGGGGATCAACAACACGATCAGAAAAAAGACTATCCCGATGCGGCGATTCACTGCACTTCCTCCTCGAAACGGACAACATTCGCGGACTTACCAATCCAGTTCCGACCCGGTTTCGCCTTTGTGTGCGATATTTTCAGCCTCGTTACTGCCGTCCGGGTCAGTTTCCCCCTTCTTCGAGCTGGATGAACCGACTTTTACAATTTCGCTTTTGTTAACTTCAACTATCGTCTCGTCCTGCAACTTAACGAATACCGTCTCTGCGAGAGGATTGTGTTTCAAAACCAATCCTTCCCCCTGAGAGGTCGTTACAGCTTTACCCACCCGCGGCAGACCTTTCTTAAACTCTTCGTACACATCGTGTTCGTATGCGAGACAGCACATCAATCTACCGCACACTCCCGATATCTTGGTCGGATTGAGCGACAGATTCTGGGTTTTCGCCATTCGCACCGAGACCGGCCTGAAATCGGTCAAAAACCGGGCACAACAGAGCTCCTGGCCGCAGCAGGCGAGGCCACCCGTCATTTTAGCTTCGTGCCGGACTCCGATCTGGCGCATCTCAATTCGCACAGGGAAACGGGCAACCAACAGCTTGACCAGCTCGCGAAAGTCTACACGACCTTCAGCCGTAAAGTAGAAGACGTACTTGGAGCAATCGAAGAAGCATTCAACTGATACGAGCTTCATGGGAAGATCTAAAGTCTCTATTTTCTCGAGACAATACATGTACGCTTCGTACTCTTTTTCCCTGCATCGATCTTTTTGCTCGAAATCAGACGGACAGGCTTTTCGCAATATTTTCCGCAAACCTTCGAGTTGAACCGCGTCAAATTCCCGCTCGAACGGGGGCAAAGCGATGAGCCCGAGTCCCAACCCTTTTTCGGTCTTGACTACCACCCAATCGCCTGCACTCAGATTCATGTCGCCGCAATCGAAATGGTAGATTTTTGACGCGTACCCAAAGCGTACCCCCACGATCCGAACCAGTGTCTTGGTTGGATCGGATTGTTCCCAGGCCCCTGTCGGGTGGGGCTCTTCAAAATCTTCCTCTAACTGGTCGGGAACAGCGCCCATTCGAGGACATCTGCGATCTGCGCAACACCTCTTGGCCTCTGTCGATTCCGAAATTGTTTCCTCGGTTTTCTCGATTTCTTCCGATTCAGAGACTTTGTAGTCTACATGCTCTTCAATTTTGGGCTCTTCGATTGCAGGCTCTTCGACTTCTTTATGGTTTTTTTCCTTAAAACCTGCCGAACCCCACGATCTCGGTAAGTACGAAATATCTTTTTTAGATTTATCAGTGGACATGCAATTATCCGTTCGCGGGGACCACTCCAAAGTGAGGCCCCTCAAGAATACGCAAGGTTTTCAGCATCATCGTGTCTGTGACAAGATTCGGGTTTACGTTGATCTCCGCTTCAATCAGTTCCGCTGCTCTCACAAGCTGATCGTACAGAGAAATGAGTCGATCGCTATCCTGACGATGGGCTGTGTCGGAAATTTTGTCAAGAAAATCCACATGAATCATCTCCGAGGAATGCGTGCCGATCTGTTCGAGGAGAAGATCGCGAATCCACGTTGATGCAATCTCGATCGCCTGTATGGCTGTTGCGCGATCCGATGAAATTGTCGCGGAAAATTCAAGTGCTCCACGCAAACCAACAGAATCTGAATGGGAAAGCACAGCAATGACTTTTTCCCTGAGCTTCATGTATTGTGAACTTTCCATTTTCAAGGCACGTCCTGCGCTGCCTGACGCAAGTCGCGCCAATACTCCCGCCTCACCGGGCGCAATACCGTTATCTCGTAAAATACGGACAACCGATTCTGTGGACAAAGAGCCGAATCTCACTTTCCGACAACGAGAGCGTACGGTAGGTAACATCAAGGAAGGCCTTGAGCTGATCAGAATCAGAATCGAATAATTCGGAGGTTCCTCAAGGGTCTTGAGCAACGCATTCTGAGCAGATCGATTCATCAGGTGTGCGTCATCGATAATAACGACCCTGTACCGGCATTCAACAGGAGCATACCGCAATACAGACTGGATCTCCCTCACCTTGTCTATCCGGATCATGTTCTTTTCCGGAAGAGTTATCCGAATATCCGGATGTTTTCCTTCCACCATTCTTGTGCAGGTTGAGCAGGAATAATCCGCATCCGTAGGCGAGGGGCAGTTCAAAAAGCAAGCAAACCGCAAAGCAACCAGCTTCTTGCCCACACCTTCTCTTCCTGAAAAGAGATATGCATGGGCAGGCCGGTCATTCTGAGCGGTCAGTGCAAGAAACGAGAGGATTTTCTCATGTCCTTCAAGGACGTGCATAAGTTCCAGTCGCCCGGATCAGCCGCGTTTTACAGGCAAGAACCGATCCAGTTCCAAAACAAGAGCTAAAGCCACGAATATGGAAGAATACGTTCCGAATATTATACCCACAATAAGAGCCAAAGCAAAGTCCTGCAAAACGGGAGTCCCGAAGAAAAGCAGAGCAATTACCGAAAGAGTGGTAAAGCCGCTGGTGAGAATTGTCCTGGACAGGGTCTGATTTATGGAAACGTTGAAGATATCTATCAAGGGTTGTTTCTTCATGGTCTTCAGGTTCTCTCGGACCCTGTCGCATACCACGATGGTATCGTTTATATCATACCCGACTACGGTGAGGAATGCTGCCAGAATAGTCAGATTGAACTCCAATCCGGTCCACACAAAGAATCCATAGACCATTGCCAGATCGTGCAAGAGGCAAGCAATGGCACCCAACCCCATAGTGAAGGTAAACCGAAACGCCATGTAGACAAGAAGCATTCCAAGCGCTATAACAGTAGCCCAGATTGCCGACTGCTGAAGATCTTTCCCCACCTTGGGACCGACCATCTCAAGGCTGCGGATTTCAAAATTACCCTTGCCGAACTTCGCCTCCAGCAATTGGGAAATCTGTTTATTAAGCTGATCCGAGCCCTCCTCACCTGTTTCGAATCGAATGATGAATTCTTCCACACCAACCAGCTTTTGCACAACCAAACCTTCGCCATATTGTTTGAGAGCATCCCTGATCTCATCGGTATGGACGGGTTTGTTGAACTTCACCTGCACCAGTGCGCCCCCGCTGAAGTCGATTCCGAGGCGGATGTGGCCTTTAATGGGGATCGATATGAGAGCCGCCACAAATAAGAGGAGAGAAAAAAGATAGGCATAATGACGTTTGCCCATGAAATCAATGTTCGTGTTCGGTTTTATGAGTTCCACGCTGAAATCCTCTTTAAATCGAAGGAGGCGTTCACGTATGACCGCCTCCCTGTTTCATCAGATGTCATATGCTTATTTTCTTGATGCCTTTGACCTGGAAGCCATAATCAAAGATCGTGCGGGTCACGAAAAAGGCAGTGAAAAGCGAAATGATGAGACCGACACACAAAGTGACAGCAAACCCTTTCACCGGCCCGGTCCCGAACTGGATGAGCGGCAGTGCCGCAAGGATGTTCGTCAAGTGCGTATCGATGATGGTCAGGAAAGCTTTGTTATAACCTGTCTCCATTGCCGCTCGGGGTGATTTTCCTGCTCGCAATTCTTCACGAACTCTCTCGAAAATCAGGATGTTCGCGTCAATGGCCATACCCATGGTCAAGGCGACTCCCGCGAGACCCGGCAGAGTCAGGGTAGCCCGCAGACCGGGAGAAACCATTACTGCAAACAACAGGAGCGGGTTCAGCACCAGAGCAATGTCGGCCACGACTCCGGACCATTTATAATAAACGGCCATGCCGATTACGATGAGCACGATTCCGACGAGAATCGCGTTGCGGCCGGACCGAATGGAATCCTCTCCCAGGGACGGTCCGACAGTCCTGTTTTCCAGTATCTTCACCGGAGCGGGAAGCGAGCCGGCTCGAAGAACCAGAGCCAGGTCGTGCGCCTCATCCGGAGTAAATGCACCTTCAATGATTGCCGAGCCTCCGGAAATGCGGTCTTTTATTACCGGAGCAGAGTAAACCCGATTGTCCAGAATGATCGCGAGTCGTTCCCGAACGTGTTCGCCGGTTATACGCTCGAATTGTCTGGCGCCGATACTGTTGAACTCCATGGCAATGATCATTCTGCCCATCTGGTCAGGCTGTACCCTGGCATCGGTAATGACGTCTCCGGTCATGAGCGTCTGTTTCTTCACCAGGTATGGCGTCCGGGTCACAGCATTCGTTCTCGGGTTTTTGTCTATTTTGTAGAGAACTTCGTCGCCTTGCGGGACATCGCCTTTGAGGGCGGCAGTGAGATCTCCCTTTTCGTCTATGAGTTTAAATTCCAAGCGGGCAGTTTGCTTGATAATATCGATCGCGCGGTTGATATCCTCTTTGAGGCCAGGCAACTGAACAATAATCCTGTCCTGGCCATGGATAACCACGTCAGGCTCCGCAACACCGAATGCGTCTACCCTATTGCGGATGGTGTCCACGGCCTGGCGAACCGCCTTCTGTTTGATAGATTCTGCCACCTTGGGATCGACTTGGAGTTGAATTTCATATCCCTTGTCTGTGGTGCCGGACGAGACTTTTCTGAAGCTCGGAAGCTTGTCGAGAATCTTTGCATCAAACAGCGATGCCTGGTCTGCATCTTTCAGAATTACCGCCAGAGAATTGGGCGAAGTCCGAATAGCGTCATTGTAGCGAATCTTCTCGTCCTTCATGAGAGACAGCACTTCAGAAATGGTCTGATCGACCATAGTTTCTACAGCCGCCTCAGCCTGAACCTCGAGTACGAGATGCAGACCGCCCTGAAGATCCAACCCTAACCGAACAGGGCTGTTCGGAAGGTACTTCTGCCAGAATTCCGGGACTGGGCCAACGGAGGGGTACAGGAGAAAAACACATGCGACAAGTACTATGGCTACAGTAACTATTCGCCACCTGAGGCTCTGGTTCATTTATTCGCTCCTTACGGATTTTGGTCGATGCCTGCAGGAGCCAAACCGGCAATATGGGCTCTGGAAATCTTTACCCGGACTTTGTCCGCAACCTCCAGGGTTACCACATTGTCCGAGACACTGACTATCTTCCCGTACAAGCCACCCTGCGTGATAATGGCGTCGCCCTTCTTGAGTTCGTCGAGCATGGATTTATGCTCTTTAGCTTTCTTCTGTTGCGGCCTGATCAGCAGAAAATAGAAGACCGCAAAAATGAGAATCATGGGCAAGAATGCGATCAAAGCGTTGTCACCGCCACCTTGCCCTGAGGGCGGGGCCATTGCATAAGCGATATCAATCATCGGTCTCCTCCATTTGTACCGAGAAATCTCGTGCGAGAGAGTGTAAACGATTTTGCGTAATTGCTATCCTTATATTTTCCATCATATGATAATAAAAGCTCAGATTGTGCAAAGTCGCAAGCCGGAGACCGAAGATCTCTCGTTCCTGAAAAAGATGCCTTAAATAGGCTCTGGAATAACTACTGCACAACAGGCATTGGCACTGGGGATCTATCGGGCGGGGATCGTCACGATATCGGGAATTTCTGATGTTAACCGATCCGTGCGAGGTGTAGAGCGTACCGTTTCGGGCATTTCGCGTGGGGAGCACACAATCGAACAGGTCGGCCCCCCGCAGGACCCCATCTATAATGTCCTGAGGCTTTCCGACACCCATAACGTATCGAGGAACCGCTTCAAAAATCAGAGGCAACGTCACCTCAAACATTTCCACCATAAGCTCACGGGGTTCCCCGACGCTCAATCCGCCGACGGCATATCCATCCAGATTCAGGTCGGCCAAGCTCTCGGCGCTCAACCTCCTGAGGTCCGGGTACATCGCCCCTTGTACTATGCCGAATAAGGCAGGGTCAACCCTTTTTTTGGCTCCTAAGCACAATGCCGCCCAGCGGGTCGTCCTGAGAAGCGCTTCAAGGGCTTCTTCTCGAGTTGCCGGATATCCCCGTACATCGTCAAGGCACATAATAATGTCGGATCCCAGAGCCTCCTGCACCTCAATGCATAGTTCCGGGGTGAAAAGGTGAGAGCTGCCGTCTATGTGCGATTGAAAAAGCACCCCCTCGTCCGTGAGTTTCCTCAACCGCGCAAGGCTGAACACCTGAAACCCGCCGCTATCCGTGAGAATCAAACCGTCCCAATTCATGAAGCGATGCAATCCCCCAAGCTGCTCCACCAGTTTGTGACCCGGACGAAGGTAGAGGTGGTATGCATTGCTCAGAATTATCTTGTATCCGAAATCCTTAATTTCCTGAGAAGAAAGGGTCTTCACTACGCCCCGGGTACCAACCGGCATGAAAGCAGGAGTCGGTACCTCGATGCCGCGGATCGTCATTCGACCCAGCCGAGCCGCACTGCCCGCGTCACGATGAAGCACTTCAAAAGCAAAGCTCATTTGACTTCCTATTCAGTTTTCTCAATCAAGAAAGGAAAATCGGGGGGGAACTTCTTCTAATACCGTTTCGCCAATAAAAGAACAAAACAGAGAGGTCCGGCAGGGACGCCGGACTCTACCAGAGCCGGTAGCGGCCGGCGTCCCTGCCGGCCATATTATGTTCATAAAAGCGAATAGGTATAAGAAGTTCCCCCCCAATATTATCTTGATTGGGAAATCGCATGAGAACAGAAAACGCGAGAGCCGGAGGTGTTCCGATTCTCGCGTGTTGCTATTGTTGAACTATCTATTTGCCTTCTTCAGGTTGAGCGCATCCTGGGCGATGATCATTTTCATGATATTTGTAGCGCCTTCAAGGATTTTGTACACTTTTCCATCTCGAAGTATGCGCGCTATGGGGTATTCATTGGAATATCCGTAGGCGCTCAGTACTTCCAACCCGAGATTTGGCACTTCATCTGCTGCTCTGCATGCGTAGTATTTCGCCAGGACGGTCTCTCGCATATTGTTGACGAGGCCGCGATCTTTTTGCATTGCGCACCGCCACACAAGAGCACGGGCAGCTTCGGTTTCGGCTACCATGCGTGCGACGACTTCCTGAACCATCTGAAATTGTGCGATGGGTTGTCCGAATTGCTGACGTTCGGTGGCATACTTCACTGCTTCGTCCAGCGCTGCCTGACACGTTCCGACTGCTCCTGCGGCCGCACTCAGCCTTGTGCTGATCAGTTCCTGCATGAGCATCCCGAATCCTTTGCCTTCCTCTCCCAGGAGGTAGCCGGCAGGGACACGGACGTCTTCCATGATGATTTCGCCGGTCGGGCAGGCCCAAAGCCCAAGCTTTTCTTTAATGCTCAGGGTGGATACTCCCGGCATATCCATATCCATGACAAAGGCGCTCATACCTTTGTGCTTGGCCTTCTTGTCAGTCATGGCGAATACCACTGCCATGTCTGCTACAGGAGCCCAGGTTATCCACATCTTGCGACCGTTTAATACGTACTCGTTTCCGTCTTTCACGGCAGTTGTCGTCATAGCTGCGGTATCGGATCCCGCGTCCGGTTCGGTGATTCCGA
The sequence above is a segment of the Desulfomonile tiedjei DSM 6799 genome. Coding sequences within it:
- the secD gene encoding protein translocase subunit SecD, whose amino-acid sequence is MNQSLRWRIVTVAIVLVACVFLLYPSVGPVPEFWQKYLPNSPVRLGLDLQGGLHLVLEVQAEAAVETMVDQTISEVLSLMKDEKIRYNDAIRTSPNSLAVILKDADQASLFDAKILDKLPSFRKVSSGTTDKGYEIQLQVDPKVAESIKQKAVRQAVDTIRNRVDAFGVAEPDVVIHGQDRIIVQLPGLKEDINRAIDIIKQTARLEFKLIDEKGDLTAALKGDVPQGDEVLYKIDKNPRTNAVTRTPYLVKKQTLMTGDVITDARVQPDQMGRMIIAMEFNSIGARQFERITGEHVRERLAIILDNRVYSAPVIKDRISGGSAIIEGAFTPDEAHDLALVLRAGSLPAPVKILENRTVGPSLGEDSIRSGRNAILVGIVLIVIGMAVYYKWSGVVADIALVLNPLLLFAVMVSPGLRATLTLPGLAGVALTMGMAIDANILIFERVREELRAGKSPRAAMETGYNKAFLTIIDTHLTNILAALPLIQFGTGPVKGFAVTLCVGLIISLFTAFFVTRTIFDYGFQVKGIKKISI
- the acd gene encoding glutaryl-CoA dehydrogenase Acd — translated: MSEYDIELTEEHIMLRDMVRKFAEKEIAPVVDKDENEHRFQRELVNQMAELGLFGCPVPEEYGGNNMGYLAHAIVTEEIGRASGSLRVAFNMQTMGTSVSILKWGSEEIKRKYIPELMAARLLGCFGITEPDAGSDTAAMTTTAVKDGNEYVLNGRKMWITWAPVADMAVVFAMTDKKAKHKGMSAFVMDMDMPGVSTLSIKEKLGLWACPTGEIIMEDVRVPAGYLLGEEGKGFGMLMQELISTRLSAAAGAVGTCQAALDEAVKYATERQQFGQPIAQFQMVQEVVARMVAETEAARALVWRCAMQKDRGLVNNMRETVLAKYYACRAADEVPNLGLEVLSAYGYSNEYPIARILRDGKVYKILEGATNIMKMIIAQDALNLKKANR
- the yajC gene encoding preprotein translocase subunit YajC, whose translation is MIDIAYAMAPPSGQGGGDNALIAFLPMILIFAVFYFLLIRPQQKKAKEHKSMLDELKKGDAIITQGGLYGKIVSVSDNVVTLEVADKVRVKISRAHIAGLAPAGIDQNP
- the tgt gene encoding tRNA guanosine(34) transglycosylase Tgt, with the protein product MSFAFEVLHRDAGSAARLGRMTIRGIEVPTPAFMPVGTRGVVKTLSSQEIKDFGYKIILSNAYHLYLRPGHKLVEQLGGLHRFMNWDGLILTDSGGFQVFSLARLRKLTDEGVLFQSHIDGSSHLFTPELCIEVQEALGSDIIMCLDDVRGYPATREEALEALLRTTRWAALCLGAKKRVDPALFGIVQGAMYPDLRRLSAESLADLNLDGYAVGGLSVGEPRELMVEMFEVTLPLIFEAVPRYVMGVGKPQDIIDGVLRGADLFDCVLPTRNARNGTLYTSHGSVNIRNSRYRDDPRPIDPQCQCLLCSSYSRAYLRHLFQEREIFGLRLATLHNLSFYYHMMENIRIAITQNRLHSLARDFSVQMEETDD